The following proteins are encoded in a genomic region of bacterium:
- a CDS encoding UvrD-helicase domain-containing protein, with amino-acid sequence MTARMLPDAKARRRVRTELDQTFIVEAGAGTGKTHLLVDRIEALVESGKARLRDIVAITFTEKAAAELRIRIRQRIQSHLEAASSHAADRFRTALEDLEIAPVSTIHAFAADLLRERPVEAGVDPAFTVADELTASLLRTQAWDRWLERQKDNEHGALREVIEFGISLKPLRALADAVLRYRDVVSEALDRGPVPQDPIPWLASAEPKIRSCIARIGTDCLDHADKAVAQLERLGQRLDVLARLGPAEVRRGILSGLKLTVGGNQQNWARGALVEVRRRLEPLQDKLEELQAAHAHYLAAGAVNWLRGYVVEYQTLKAREGLLDFDDLLLIARDLLRARSDVRAYFQKRFDAILVDEFQDTDPLQAEIVFFLAEDGPRARSWDQVRLRPGKLFIVGDPKQSIYAFRRADIETYQRAKAVLMNSGVLLYVTTNFRSVEPILTAVNETFQGRMRSPDDGAYQPEYVALHPAPATKSFDDSSTLTLLYPGPPAGEDVDAATLRQREAEVLAAFLRHSIEGQTWRVAGDRRASRYGDVAMLFRGMSDVPIYEEALKRYGVPYRVTSSRTFYKREEVGWLLNVLHAVEHPTDPVAVWGALRSPIFGCSDREIYDFVVGQGGALDYRSPSVQSPESVKAAYAALRELHEARLQLSVPQTVEMVIARTQALPTFLLMPQGEQRAANLTKVVTLARALEESGILTFRAFVHWLKDMEEQAVDEAESPTVEEGDNVVRIMSIHAAKGLEFPIVVIPDLGRGPGGGAEHLLVQHTGSVYAALVGKVEEWPIRTCEYETLKVHHANREAAERLRVLYVAMTRAKNALVLPVFPKPGKGSIQEDLCLLIPAVPKFGRADNGWLLVDGEQIPKVPTDPPPIRLSLADGPTPEGEAVARARQAWLHAREVTVGAAGTADPVRNPSGLADHKALKALQRKGASLESEPGGRALGTLVHAVLANLPASRADLVEGFVRYFADQQDLGASIRRRAVELVQAALAMDTVRATVSGRLWREVPFAKSDPKGTIEGAIDMILEDTGGVTVLDFKTDATGTADTKALEAVYSTQLKEYVDVVAHAGSKKANGKLIFLCDIGGRHVSK; translated from the coding sequence CCGGGGCCGGGACCGGGAAGACGCACCTCCTGGTCGATCGCATCGAGGCGCTCGTGGAATCCGGGAAAGCTCGCCTGCGCGATATCGTCGCGATCACGTTCACGGAGAAAGCTGCCGCCGAGCTGCGGATCCGGATCCGGCAACGGATCCAATCGCACTTGGAGGCCGCCTCCAGCCACGCGGCCGACCGGTTCCGGACGGCGCTGGAGGACCTCGAGATCGCCCCCGTCTCAACGATCCACGCGTTTGCAGCCGACCTACTTCGGGAGCGGCCAGTCGAAGCCGGAGTGGACCCCGCATTCACGGTTGCAGACGAACTGACCGCGTCCCTCCTGCGGACGCAGGCCTGGGACCGCTGGCTGGAGCGGCAGAAGGATAACGAGCACGGGGCGCTGCGCGAGGTAATCGAGTTCGGCATTTCGCTGAAGCCCCTGCGCGCCCTCGCGGATGCGGTCCTGCGGTACCGGGATGTGGTGAGTGAGGCCCTGGATCGTGGGCCGGTTCCCCAGGATCCTATACCCTGGCTCGCCTCGGCAGAGCCCAAGATTCGGTCCTGCATCGCGAGGATCGGGACTGACTGTTTGGACCATGCCGACAAAGCGGTGGCCCAGCTGGAACGGCTAGGACAGCGTCTGGATGTCCTTGCCCGGCTTGGCCCAGCTGAGGTCCGCCGTGGAATTCTGAGCGGCTTGAAGCTCACGGTAGGCGGGAATCAGCAGAACTGGGCTCGAGGAGCGCTGGTCGAGGTTAGGCGGCGCCTTGAGCCGCTTCAGGACAAGCTCGAAGAACTGCAGGCCGCACACGCGCATTACCTGGCTGCCGGGGCGGTCAACTGGCTCCGTGGCTACGTCGTTGAGTACCAAACGCTAAAGGCACGCGAAGGGCTCCTCGATTTCGACGACCTCCTGTTGATCGCACGCGACCTCCTCCGCGCGCGCTCCGACGTGCGAGCGTACTTTCAAAAGCGCTTCGACGCCATTCTAGTCGATGAGTTCCAGGATACGGACCCGCTTCAGGCCGAGATCGTCTTCTTCCTGGCCGAGGATGGCCCTCGGGCACGGTCATGGGATCAGGTGCGGCTACGGCCAGGGAAGTTGTTCATCGTAGGCGACCCCAAGCAATCCATCTATGCGTTTCGTCGCGCCGACATCGAAACGTATCAGCGGGCGAAGGCGGTTCTCATGAATTCGGGCGTCCTCCTATACGTCACCACCAACTTCCGGTCGGTCGAGCCGATCCTGACAGCCGTCAATGAAACCTTCCAGGGGAGGATGCGGTCGCCCGACGACGGGGCGTATCAGCCGGAATACGTCGCCTTGCACCCCGCCCCAGCAACGAAATCGTTCGACGATTCATCTACGTTGACGCTTCTCTACCCGGGACCGCCGGCTGGAGAGGACGTGGACGCCGCCACCCTCCGTCAAAGAGAGGCAGAAGTCCTCGCCGCGTTCCTACGCCACAGCATCGAAGGCCAGACGTGGAGGGTCGCAGGCGACCGCCGAGCCTCCCGGTACGGAGACGTGGCGATGCTCTTTCGCGGGATGAGTGACGTACCTATCTACGAGGAGGCTTTGAAGCGCTACGGTGTTCCCTACCGAGTGACGAGCAGTCGCACATTCTACAAGCGTGAGGAGGTTGGGTGGCTGCTCAATGTCCTGCACGCAGTAGAGCACCCGACCGATCCCGTGGCGGTGTGGGGTGCGCTTCGGTCGCCCATCTTCGGCTGCTCGGACCGAGAAATCTATGACTTTGTTGTGGGACAGGGAGGTGCTCTTGACTACCGGTCCCCCAGTGTCCAGAGTCCCGAAAGTGTCAAGGCCGCATATGCGGCCCTCCGCGAGCTACACGAGGCCAGGTTGCAGCTGAGCGTCCCGCAGACGGTGGAGATGGTCATCGCCCGCACCCAAGCGCTTCCGACATTCTTGCTCATGCCGCAGGGGGAGCAGCGAGCCGCCAACCTCACGAAGGTGGTGACGCTGGCCCGGGCACTCGAGGAGAGCGGGATTCTCACGTTCCGCGCGTTCGTCCACTGGTTGAAGGACATGGAAGAACAGGCGGTGGACGAGGCCGAATCGCCGACGGTCGAAGAGGGCGATAACGTCGTGCGGATCATGTCGATTCACGCCGCCAAAGGACTGGAGTTCCCGATCGTGGTCATTCCTGACCTGGGGCGCGGCCCTGGGGGCGGCGCCGAGCATCTGCTTGTACAACACACAGGCAGCGTATACGCTGCCCTCGTGGGCAAGGTTGAGGAGTGGCCGATCCGGACGTGCGAGTACGAGACGCTGAAGGTCCATCATGCGAACCGCGAGGCCGCGGAGCGCCTTCGGGTGTTGTACGTCGCCATGACTCGAGCGAAGAACGCCCTCGTCCTGCCCGTGTTTCCAAAGCCTGGGAAGGGCAGCATACAGGAGGATCTTTGCCTCCTCATCCCCGCAGTTCCGAAGTTCGGAAGGGCGGACAACGGATGGTTGTTGGTCGATGGCGAGCAGATCCCCAAGGTTCCAACTGACCCGCCACCAATCCGGCTAAGCCTTGCGGACGGTCCCACGCCCGAAGGGGAAGCGGTGGCTCGGGCACGTCAGGCCTGGCTCCACGCACGCGAGGTCACCGTCGGGGCAGCGGGCACTGCAGATCCCGTGCGGAACCCTTCCGGTCTAGCGGATCACAAAGCCCTCAAAGCGCTGCAGCGCAAGGGTGCCTCTCTCGAGTCCGAACCCGGTGGGCGAGCACTGGGGACACTGGTTCACGCCGTCCTGGCGAATCTCCCGGCCTCCCGAGCAGACTTGGTCGAGGGCTTCGTCAGGTACTTCGCGGATCAGCAGGACCTGGGTGCCTCTATTCGCCGCCGTGCGGTTGAATTGGTACAGGCGGCCTTGGCTATGGATACAGTTCGTGCCACCGTTTCTGGTCGTTTGTGGCGAGAAGTTCCTTTCGCGAAGTCCGATCCAAAAGGGACGATCGAGGGCGCCATCGATATGATCCTGGAAGACACCGGCGGTGTGACCGTTCTCGACTTTAAGACCGATGCCACTGGGACAGCAGACACAAAGGCACTTGAGGCCGTCTACTCGACCCAACTGAAAGAGTACGTCGATGTGGTGGCGCACGCTGGATCAAAGAAAGCGAATGGGAAATTGATCTTTCTTTGCGATATAGGCGGACGCCATGTCAGTAAATAG